A genomic segment from Blastococcus sp. PRF04-17 encodes:
- a CDS encoding sensor histidine kinase, whose product MPRTRVLSALAAATIVAANAVWVWLDEAAGAPEFLFGSVVFLTLAAVLRLAVRAGRRAAVEHARAARLASTPEADVARAAVAVERARLAGDIQAVVRSAATTMGAAADDAVRRWDDDPTPALNAVQEHGQRAGLELRRLLGLLREADEDVEVRPRPEAAVPRISRRDVLLAAAVTALAVAENFAYRGEFPAGATMGAVSVLLTICAAATVVLRRVAPELGATLCGLVFAVGIWTQPLPAGFWLIAGPAALAWAAAARGVRSVPALGVLGAGVGAEMWIRDPDNVFLALLTLALAAVGGAAVRAGERWQLRAQERADRRAAELDAAAGAAVRAERLAVARELHDLVSHAVGVMVMQAGAALATREGDPARARRALDVVRRTAGETLAELDRLVEVLDHGVLGAAMTPPDGHDLDALLERLRGAGLAVRSDVDGELSGEGAAVVYRVVQESLTNVLRHAPGAAAVVRVRADATGVEVEVVDDGPGPGSAPRRGYGLVGLDERVRRVGGEFAAGPGPGGGFRVHVRIPALAARPA is encoded by the coding sequence ATGCCGCGCACCCGCGTGCTGAGCGCTCTCGCCGCCGCCACGATCGTGGCTGCCAACGCGGTCTGGGTGTGGCTCGACGAGGCAGCGGGGGCTCCGGAGTTCCTCTTCGGATCGGTCGTGTTCCTCACGCTGGCCGCGGTGCTGCGGCTCGCCGTCCGCGCCGGCCGGCGGGCTGCGGTGGAGCACGCCCGTGCGGCGCGGCTGGCATCGACGCCGGAGGCCGACGTCGCCCGGGCCGCGGTGGCCGTCGAGCGGGCCCGGCTGGCCGGCGACATCCAGGCCGTGGTCCGGTCGGCGGCCACGACCATGGGCGCGGCCGCCGACGACGCCGTCCGGCGCTGGGACGACGACCCCACCCCGGCGCTGAACGCCGTCCAGGAGCACGGCCAGCGGGCCGGTCTCGAGCTGCGGCGCCTGCTCGGGCTGCTGCGGGAGGCCGACGAGGACGTCGAGGTCCGGCCCCGACCCGAGGCCGCCGTTCCGCGCATCTCGCGTCGGGACGTCCTCCTCGCCGCGGCGGTCACCGCGCTGGCGGTGGCGGAGAACTTCGCCTACCGCGGGGAGTTCCCCGCGGGCGCCACGATGGGTGCCGTCTCGGTGCTCCTGACCATCTGCGCCGCGGCGACCGTCGTCCTGCGGCGCGTCGCTCCGGAGCTCGGCGCGACGCTGTGCGGGCTGGTGTTCGCCGTCGGCATCTGGACCCAGCCCCTGCCCGCGGGGTTCTGGCTCATCGCCGGACCGGCGGCGCTCGCCTGGGCGGCGGCGGCGCGCGGCGTCCGCAGCGTGCCGGCGCTCGGCGTCCTCGGCGCGGGCGTCGGCGCGGAGATGTGGATCCGCGATCCGGACAACGTGTTCCTCGCGCTGCTGACACTGGCCCTCGCCGCGGTCGGCGGTGCGGCGGTCCGCGCCGGGGAACGGTGGCAGCTGCGGGCGCAGGAGCGCGCGGACCGGCGGGCGGCCGAGCTCGACGCGGCGGCCGGCGCTGCCGTGCGCGCCGAGCGCCTGGCCGTGGCCCGGGAGCTGCACGACCTGGTGTCGCACGCGGTCGGGGTCATGGTGATGCAGGCGGGCGCGGCTCTGGCCACCCGCGAGGGCGATCCGGCACGGGCCCGGCGCGCGCTGGACGTCGTCCGGCGGACCGCGGGTGAGACGCTCGCCGAGCTCGACCGGCTGGTCGAGGTGCTGGACCACGGTGTGCTCGGCGCGGCGATGACGCCGCCGGACGGACACGACCTCGACGCGCTGCTCGAGCGACTCCGCGGGGCCGGCCTGGCCGTGCGCTCCGACGTCGACGGGGAGCTGTCCGGCGAGGGAGCCGCCGTCGTCTACCGGGTGGTGCAGGAGTCGCTGACCAACGTGCTGCGTCACGCGCCGGGCGCAGCAGCGGTCGTGCGGGTCCGGGCGGACGCGACCGGGGTGGAGGTCGAGGTGGTCGACGACGGGCCCGGGCCGGGCAGCGCGCCGCGACGCGGCTACGGACTCGTGGGACTCGACGAGCGCGTGCGCCGGGTCGGGGGCGAGTTCGCCGCGGGCCCCGGGCCGGGCGGCGGCTTCCGGGTGCACGTGCGGATCCCCGCGCTGGCCGCGAGGCCGGCATGA